In Streptosporangiales bacterium, a genomic segment contains:
- a CDS encoding NADP oxidoreductase, whose translation MRVAIVGSGPSGLYAVRSLLESSTTVSIDVFDRLPAPYGLVRYGVAPDHPKMRTVIRVLRESFHDSNDVGFFGNVAFGRDLTHRDLRDHYHTVVYATGTQADRTLDIPGEDLAGSCSAREFVDWYCGHPDTADRDFDLHIGQVAVVGAGNVALDVARMLAKGYPEIATTDVPDRVLRALRTSEVTDIHVFARRGAAHAKYTPIELREMGKLVNADVLVRPDELVVDADGEARMAASRQVRQNVEMLRDWSSRTPEGRPRRVHLRFLRSPVRILGAQAVAGLVVERNEPGDDGRVVGTGERESVEAGLVLRAVGYRAHPLPDVQFDPVTSTVPHARGRVLDETGRPVPGDYVVGWAKRGPTGVIGTNKSDAAETVASILEDAPRLVPPPYQAREHLRLALARRGVRFTTWPGWLRLDAYERELGRAQARERVRVADRQLMLDVSDDATP comes from the coding sequence ATGAGAGTCGCCATCGTCGGATCGGGGCCGTCGGGACTCTACGCTGTGCGGTCACTGCTGGAGTCGTCCACGACGGTCAGCATCGACGTGTTCGACCGCCTGCCCGCGCCGTACGGGCTGGTGAGGTACGGAGTCGCGCCCGACCATCCGAAGATGCGCACCGTGATTCGCGTGCTGCGGGAGTCGTTCCACGACTCCAACGACGTGGGCTTCTTCGGCAACGTGGCATTCGGTCGTGACCTGACCCATCGTGATCTGCGCGACCACTACCACACCGTGGTCTACGCGACGGGCACACAGGCCGATCGCACGCTCGACATCCCGGGGGAGGACCTGGCCGGCAGTTGCAGCGCCCGGGAGTTCGTCGACTGGTACTGCGGTCATCCCGACACAGCCGACCGCGACTTCGACCTGCATATCGGGCAGGTGGCGGTCGTCGGCGCGGGCAACGTGGCACTCGACGTGGCGAGGATGCTCGCCAAGGGCTACCCGGAGATCGCCACCACCGACGTCCCCGACCGGGTGCTTCGCGCGTTGCGCACCAGCGAGGTCACCGACATCCACGTCTTTGCCCGTCGTGGCGCCGCCCACGCGAAGTACACCCCCATCGAGCTGCGCGAGATGGGCAAGCTCGTCAACGCCGACGTCCTCGTCCGCCCCGACGAGCTCGTCGTCGACGCCGACGGCGAGGCGAGGATGGCCGCGAGCCGCCAGGTTCGGCAGAACGTCGAGATGCTGCGGGACTGGTCGAGCCGCACGCCCGAGGGTCGGCCGCGGCGGGTCCACCTTCGGTTCCTGCGCAGCCCGGTGCGCATCCTCGGTGCGCAGGCGGTGGCCGGTCTCGTCGTCGAGCGCAACGAGCCGGGCGACGACGGTCGCGTCGTGGGAACGGGCGAGCGCGAGTCGGTGGAGGCGGGTCTGGTACTCCGTGCGGTCGGGTACCGTGCGCATCCGCTGCCCGACGTGCAGTTCGATCCGGTGACCTCGACGGTGCCCCATGCGCGCGGTCGTGTGCTCGACGAGACCGGTAGGCCGGTGCCGGGCGACTACGTCGTCGGTTGGGCGAAGCGCGGGCCGACCGGCGTGATCGGCACCAACAAGTCCGACGCGGCCGAGACCGTCGCGAGCATCCTGGAGGACGCCCCACGTCTCGTGCCGCCCCCGTACCAGGCCAGGGAACATCTGCGACTGGCCCTGGCCCGGCGTGGTGTCAGGTTCACCACCTGGCCCGGATGGCTGCGCCTCGATGCGTACGAGAGGGAGCTCGGCCGAGCCCAGGCCCGTGAACGCGTGCGCGTCGCGGACCGTCAGCTCATGCTCGACGTCTCGGACGACGCGACGCCGTAG
- a CDS encoding LLM class flavin-dependent oxidoreductase, whose product MSVRCSTTAIRWARSTSSPTVHDRPPAAAPGLLLWSTGPAKELIELVELADDSGYSELWYTDIRFQHECYMGLALAARHSRRLLLGPGVSDPYSRHPAVVAMAMATLDELSQGRVQIGLGTGGSGLAEMGVRKDRPVRALREAIELIRAMFEGSPVDYTGELYRLQGTGLGFTPLRRDVPVFVATHSAQVLRLSGKLADGVLLANLARRPAIDTAIESLRDGERVAGRKPGSVAVHLRLETCIGDDEDRALEVMRRRFAARLCTTYPRWSYLEGLGVTPTEDTCRAAEAGDVDAVASGLSAEDVRATGLVGSAATVVEQLHSLLSPEVAKVTIRPLAAEGDTLASTVSSFIDDVWPVVRGVPR is encoded by the coding sequence GTGTCCGTCCGTTGCTCCACGACCGCGATCCGCTGGGCTCGTTCGACGTCCTCCCCGACCGTGCACGATAGGCCGCCGGCGGCGGCACCCGGCCTGCTGCTCTGGTCGACGGGTCCGGCGAAGGAGCTCATCGAGCTGGTCGAGCTCGCCGACGACAGCGGCTACTCGGAGCTGTGGTACACCGACATCCGCTTCCAGCACGAGTGCTACATGGGACTCGCGCTCGCCGCGCGACACAGTCGTCGCCTCCTGCTCGGGCCGGGCGTCAGCGATCCGTACAGCAGGCATCCCGCTGTCGTCGCGATGGCGATGGCCACCCTCGACGAGCTCAGCCAGGGCCGCGTGCAGATCGGCCTCGGGACGGGCGGGAGCGGCCTCGCGGAGATGGGGGTGCGCAAGGACCGTCCGGTCCGCGCGTTACGCGAGGCCATCGAGCTGATCAGGGCGATGTTCGAGGGCTCACCCGTCGACTACACGGGGGAGCTCTACCGGCTCCAGGGGACCGGCCTGGGCTTCACACCACTGCGGCGCGACGTCCCTGTCTTCGTCGCCACGCACAGCGCGCAGGTGCTGCGCCTGTCGGGGAAGCTCGCCGACGGAGTGCTGCTCGCCAACCTGGCCAGGCGTCCCGCCATCGACACCGCGATCGAGTCTCTTCGGGACGGCGAGCGCGTCGCCGGCAGGAAGCCGGGATCCGTCGCCGTCCACCTCCGCCTGGAGACCTGCATCGGTGACGACGAGGACAGGGCACTCGAGGTCATGCGCCGCAGGTTCGCCGCGCGGTTGTGCACCACGTACCCGAGGTGGAGCTATCTCGAGGGGTTGGGTGTCACGCCGACGGAGGACACCTGCCGAGCGGCCGAGGCCGGCGACGTCGACGCGGTCGCCAGCGGGCTCTCCGCCGAGGACGTCCGTGCCACCGGGCTGGTGGGATCGGCGGCGACGGTGGTGGAGCAGTTGCACAGCCTGCTGAGCCCGGAGGTCGCCAAGGTCACGATCCGCCCGCTGGCGGCCGAGGGCGATACGCTGGCGTCCACGGTCAGTAGCTTCATCGACGACGTCTGGCCGGTGGTGCGGGGAGTGCCGCGATGA
- a CDS encoding MFS transporter: MTSVEKGRERDVGGRPPVPDRTRWSAVVAVAVMVFMTGLDMTVVAVALPDLSTDLGVGPGLAQLAVLAYLVPVIAFMLPAGGWVDRTGRRRAFLVAVAGFGGSSALVAVAGSLGLVLAARAVQGLFGATVGALSFAVVAAVVRPEHRGRAQGLVAMLGPLGSVAGPGVGGLLVSAYGWRAAFLVNLPVCLLAAVLGARAVPRIRGGGGRPAQWLRGVAEMARGRAVAPTLAVLLAGTTVTGAYNALLPFLLQRSWHHSAAVAGMLLLVPPATMALLAPGGGMLADRWGPWRIQLAGTLTLVAGAGALFATVVGATRGGDTADLVRVFVTLVLVGAGSGLILGPNGAMLMSAAPPNLAGSIGSLAGLARTAGFALGPALAVLAWQATGDAGTVTGLAIVIVIAGVAVAAAVVPPLPAADTAPHAP; the protein is encoded by the coding sequence ATGACCTCGGTGGAGAAGGGGAGGGAACGCGACGTCGGTGGTCGGCCGCCCGTGCCGGACCGTACACGGTGGTCGGCCGTCGTCGCGGTCGCGGTGATGGTGTTCATGACCGGCCTGGACATGACTGTCGTCGCCGTCGCGTTGCCGGACCTCAGCACCGACCTCGGTGTCGGGCCGGGTCTGGCTCAGCTCGCCGTGCTGGCGTACCTGGTGCCGGTGATCGCGTTCATGCTGCCGGCCGGTGGCTGGGTCGACAGGACGGGCCGGCGCCGGGCGTTCCTCGTCGCGGTCGCCGGCTTCGGTGGCAGTAGCGCTCTGGTCGCGGTGGCGGGCTCGCTGGGCCTCGTGCTCGCCGCCCGCGCCGTGCAGGGGTTGTTCGGAGCGACGGTGGGCGCGTTGAGCTTCGCGGTCGTCGCGGCCGTGGTCCGGCCCGAGCACCGCGGCAGGGCGCAGGGCCTGGTCGCGATGCTCGGTCCCTTGGGCAGCGTGGCGGGCCCGGGCGTCGGTGGGCTGCTCGTCTCCGCGTACGGCTGGCGCGCTGCGTTCCTCGTCAACCTCCCGGTGTGTCTCCTGGCCGCCGTGCTCGGTGCACGCGCCGTGCCGCGGATCCGCGGTGGTGGCGGCAGGCCCGCGCAGTGGCTGCGCGGGGTGGCCGAGATGGCGCGCGGACGCGCGGTCGCGCCGACCCTCGCCGTACTGCTCGCGGGCACCACCGTGACCGGGGCGTACAACGCACTGTTGCCGTTCCTGCTCCAGCGCTCGTGGCACCACTCGGCCGCGGTGGCGGGGATGCTGCTGCTCGTGCCGCCCGCGACGATGGCGTTGCTGGCTCCCGGCGGCGGCATGCTCGCCGACAGGTGGGGTCCCTGGCGCATCCAGCTGGCGGGGACGCTCACGCTCGTCGCCGGTGCCGGCGCCCTGTTCGCCACCGTGGTCGGCGCCACGCGCGGTGGTGACACGGCCGACCTGGTGAGGGTGTTCGTGACACTGGTCCTGGTCGGTGCCGGTTCCGGTCTGATCCTCGGGCCCAATGGTGCAATGTTGATGTCTGCCGCACCCCCGAACCTCGCCGGCAGCATCGGTTCGCTCGCCGGCCTCGCCCGTACCGCAGGTTTCGCGCTCGGCCCCGCCCTCGCCGTACTCGCCTGGCAGGCAACCGGCGACGCCGGAACGGTCACCGGACTCGCCATCGTCATCGTCATCGCCGGCGTGGCCGTCGCCGCCGCCGTCGTCCCACCGCTCCCCGCCGCCGACACTGCCCCCCATGCTCCATGA